In the genome of Nerophis ophidion isolate RoL-2023_Sa linkage group LG28, RoL_Noph_v1.0, whole genome shotgun sequence, the window ttctgccacagtgcaagtttataatataataaaataaataggttaaataaatgataaatgggttgtacttatatagcgcttttctaccttcaaggtactcaaagcgctttgacactacttccacatttacacacactgatggagggagctgccgtgcaaggtgttaaccatcaggagcaagggtgaagtgtcttactcaggacacaaccgacgtgacgaggttggtactaggtgggaattaaaccagggaccctcgggttgcgcactgccACATTTTAATTATTCAAActtaaaagtacaacaaaaatcgctcaaggcgaaggcacaacttaGCTAAGGAAAACAAAAGTAAGACTTTACTGTGGCATAAACAGGGCATGCAAGGCACATCAATAGTGCAAAACATGAACAATGTCGCCAGGCAGACTGACcgacaaagacaggcttaaataataataatcccgTGATTAGcgacaaatgaggcaggtgaaactaatgtgtcgccatggtgacaaaaacaaacaaggaagcgcAAACAGGAAGTAATGACGTCTAAAACTAATAGAACATAACAAAATGacattatggatgtatgttatattgtccctatattccagccagttaattcatttttggggggaattgaggggattacaatttctttcttttattttttttcaacgtaccatatttccttgaatagccgccaggtatatagtaggtgcctgccttgaattactgccgagtcaaactcgtcacgtcacaagtgacacttcccctgtcatcgttttcaaaatggaggaggctgatttcaataatttggaatcgcataaagggaagaagattaagagctattcagtagggtttaaggtccaagctattgaatatgctaaaaagaacagtaagcagctatgttttattaatataccgtagctgcgtgtgtcaaatatgagtcattaaatgactcacgCCTCCTGGTGGTTGTcgttcatgccatcgagcagttgttttgttttcctgtttgtatttttggagccaagttttgtacctctttgtgagcgcccttagtttgtttatttttgtatttagtattccaaataaaccatgtactcacagtcacgtctggctcgtcccgtattctccttgcatcgaagaagcaaaaataatccaTGTCCGGGTGTGACATTTTATTTAacagtatattattatttatacacatatagtgatcacagagacaggttgtttttgtgttactgtgtatatttgtttttctgaaaaatcccacttaatacactttgggtaacaacagtcaatatttatttatcttattctttttttaggggggtaacagtcaatatttattagattctttttttttcttatataataaaagtgagcttttgttaaaccaaatattgtttttttccatgtacaacaacctatctggactcgataaggaatcggttcgataagaggattcgataataggctcgactcgataatttcttatcaaacatcatccctacctacaagcatgtttaacacacatagattcctttctttcatgaaaacaagaatataagttagtgtattacctgattctgatgactcgcattgattggaatcagacagtagtgctgataacgtccacattttcaaatggaggagaaaaaaagctcttgtttctttccaataccacatgaaagtggttgttttttggcctCTTGTTCATCAAGCTTCCATactcatttttatacactttacaagaaacacATTGGCGGCAAAGTCCGTAGCTTGCGAGCTTGCTGCACACcaactttctgagactcttattttgttagcgcaggcaagatGAAGCTGCGCTTTTATTGTGGAGACAGGAATTGTGTTgtcagtctttagagttttgacagcaggtacgacgcaagagtctgttgaaataaaaagtgtttctctccttcctgtcggtcattttttcttaataatgagctggcAGCagtcagcgtcatctcacaagaccctcgggtgccgtggatgtcaatcaagtgacgaaagaaATCCTGCagcttcatttgctgctgctgttctcaccagcgcATGTGTGTTTCTTCAGCTGGTACTTGTAAGTGAATCGTTCACcgcacacactgcaactcaacactttcttaCAAGTAAGTGTCCTCATGTGTCTTAGGAGATTCGTCCGTTCACTAAAGCTTTTGTTGCAGTTGGAACacgtaaaaggtttttctccggtgtgtgttttcatgtgtattttcaaacttTGATTTGCATTAAAGCCTTTGCcgcagactaaacaggaaatagtTTTCTCTCCTGTGTGTATTCTTGTGTGCCTTACAAGGTTTGTTCGTTCataaaagcttttgttgcagactgaacagataaaaggtttatCCCCAGTGTGAATCCGCATGTGTATTTTCAGATGTTGATTTCGTCTGAAAACGACACCGCAGGCTGAACAACAGAAAGGcttctctccggtgtgtgttctacTGTGTCTTGTCATCTCTCCCTTGCGGGAGAATCTTTTATCGCAAAATGAGCAAACGAAGGGTTTCTCTTCACTGTGCGTACTCATGTGCGCTTTTAAAGTGTCCTTCTGAGTGAACGCCTGACGACAAACTGAGCAGATGTACGGtttttctcccatgtgctctTCCAAAGCCGACTTGCAGGTAAAAGCTCTGCCACATTGAAAGCATTTCCAGTTTCTGTTGCCGTGAGAGCTCACGTGTGCCATCAGAGTTTTCTTGAACCCGAAGGTTTTGTCGCACCGAAAGCATTTCCAATGTTTGTTGTCGttatctttagagtcttcatcatcagtgtcaggagagtgtgaggttgtgtcctcactatctgatagtggagctaagagcttgtctgcttgtgatcctccacagtggtctccatcagcttctgttgtcatgtgttgtgttgagctgctgcttggaggctccccccctcccctctcctcactttcacttttGACCTCATATTCTTCATCCTTCACAATGACACTAATCAGTGGGAACTCTTCCAACAATTCAGACTTcgctccctcctgactgatgctgtgctcttcttcctcctctttaaAGTGcaggggctgtggctcctcctgcTCCCCCCTACAGTTCCACTTCTGCTGCTCAATGGCACCATGTTGGTCACTGATGTCTGCAGGATACAAGACAAACATATTTTCAATGACGGTTTCCTGAAGACATAAAGCGGTGTCCTGTGACGACATAAACTCttgcgtacattttttttcctctgcgAATAGAACTTAATGCTGAGcaataaaacgatatcaatatatattatgatagcctatcatatatacaaaccccgtttccatatgagttgggaaactgttagatgtaaatttaaacagaatacaatgatttgcaaatccttttcaacccatattcagttgaatgcactacaaagacaacatatttgatgttcaaacttataaacatattttttttttgcaaataataattaacttagaatttcatggctgcaacacaagccaaagtagttgggaaagggcatgttcaccactgtgttacatcaccttttcttttaacaacactcaacaaatgtTTGggaaatcaccataaatgattcccgggcgcggcaccactgctgcccattgctcccctcaccatCCAGGGGGTAaaccaagggtgatgggtcaaatgcagagaataatttcgccacatcttgtatgcgtgtgacaatcattggtactttaacttttaactttaactgagGGAactaaggggcttcacggtggcagaggggttagtgcgtctgcctcacaatacgaagttcctgcagtcctgggttcaaatccaggttcgggatctttctgtgtggagtttgcatgttctccccctgaatgcgtgggttccctccaggtactccggcttcctcccacttccaaagacatgcacctggggataggttgattggcaacactaaattggccctagtgtgtgaatgtgagtgtgaatgttgtctgtctatctgtgttggccctgcgatgaggtggcgacttgtccagggtgtaccccgcctttcgcccgattgtagctgagataggcgccagcgccccccgcgacctcaaaaagggaataagcggtagaaaatggatggatggatggatgaggaaactaattgttgaagctttgaaagtggaattctttaccattcttgcttgatgtacagcttaagttgtacagtccggggtctccgctgtcgtattttacgcttcataatgcgccacacatttttgatgggagacatgtctggactgcaggcgggcaaggaaagtacccacactcttttactacgaagccacgctgatacaacacgtggctcggcattgttttgctgaaataagcaggggcgtccatgataacattgctttgatgacaacatatgttgctccaaaacctgtatgcaccattcagcattaatggtgccttcacagatgtgtaagttacccatgccttgggcactaatacacccccataccatcacagatgctggcttttgaactcagcgcctataacaatccggatggttattttcctctttgttctggaggacactacgtccatagtttccaaatataatttgaaatgtggactcgtcagaccactcaacacttctccactttgcatcagtccatcttagatgagctcgggcccggcgttcctcggtgttgttgataaatggcattcgctttgcagagtagagttttaacttgcatttacaaatgtagcgaccaactttagttactgacagtggttttctgaagtgttcctgagcccatgtggtgatatcctttacacactgatgtcggtttttgatgcagtaccgcctgagggatcaaatgtccgtaatatcatcacttacatgcagtgatttctccggattctttgaaccttttgataattttacgcaccatagatggtaaaatccctaaattccttgcaatagatcgttgagaaatgttgttctaaaactgttcgactatttgcttacaaattggtgaccctcaccccatccttgtttgtgaattacttagcatttcatggaagctgcttttatacccaatcatggcacccaactgttcccaattagcctgcacacctgtgggatgttccaaataagtgtttgatgagcattcctcaactttattggtatttattgccacgtttcccaacttctttgtcacgtgttactggcatcaattctaaagttaatgattatttgcaaaaaaaaaaatatgcttatcagttttaacatcaaatatgttgtctttgtagcatattcaactgaatatgggttgaaaatgatttgcaaatcattgtattccgtttatatttacatctaaaataatttcccaactcatatggaaacggggtttgtttatgtatatatatatatatatatatatatatatatatatatatatatatatatatatatatatatatatatatatatatatatatatgtatatatatatatatatatatatatatttggggtgtaacggtacacaaaaatttcggttcggtacgtacctcggttaagAGGTCACGagtcggttcattttcggtacagtaagaaaacaacaaaatatacattttttttggttatttatttaccaaatttgtaaacaatggcataacatactgtacatatacacacagggtcgattgccaaggttaatgtggtcaacatatataaaataaaaattaaataagataaggctcagactgttttttttaacaattataaagtgcttttttgattgattgattgattgagacttttaatcagtaggttgcacagtacagtacatattccgtacaattgaccactaaatggtaacaccccaataagtttttcaacttgtttaagtcggggtccaccttcatcagcacacaccccccagcctggctaacttgggagtaagaggatatatgggcttattgttcgtccaccatagaagtgggtcaaaatctagtttttaatggaATACAGCAACCCCTtgtgaccctgaacgggacaagcggtagaaaatggatggatggatggtcttaaatctgctgctataaaaacatttgttattgagGAGAGGcttcttgaatgcggtggtgacgcttcagaAGGAGtaagcatgtttgacgtgttggcagaagcgtaccctactgctgctgaacaatgtcatgcaaacctctgtcctccattgttgtatcgcaccacgcagccaaagtgttcccaaacgggagatgttaacaaggcaggagggtcttccagttctggcttttgcatgttttcctagcccggtcgctgctagcctgccgtgtgttgtgcctcgctctgcattgtttacacaacctgcagtgcgctacctaatatgtccgtgtggaaattcATTCTGTACaccgaaactgttcaatacaaatacacctaccgttacaccccttatatatatatatatatatatatatatatatatatatatatatatatatatatatacatatatatatatatatatatatatatatatacacacatacacatacaggtgctggtcatattagaatatcatgaaaaagttgatttatttcattaattcaatttagaaagtcaaacttgtagaatgtttacattcattccaaacagactgatacatttcaagtgttttttgccaaaaaggagatgattatagctgacaaccaatgaaaaccctaaattcaacatctcagaaaattagaatatggtgaaaaggtcagatattgaagacacctggtgccacactctaattagctaactaactcaaaacacctggaaaagcctttaaatggtctctcgttttgattctgtatgacacacaatcatggggaagactgctgacttgacaactgtccaaaagaggACCATTGATattttaaagaaggagggcaagacacaaaaggtcattgccaaagaggttggatgttcccagagctctgtgtccaagcacattaaaaGAGAGGCGAatggaagacaaagatgtggtagaaaaagtgtacaagcaagagggataaccgcgccctggagaggattgtcaaacaaaaccgattcaaaaatgtgggggagatccacaaagagtggactgcagctggagtcagtgcttcaagaaccaccacgcaccgacgtatgcaagatatgggcttcagctgtcgcattccttgtgtaaagccactcttgaataagagacgacgtcaaaagcgtctcgcctgggctcaagacaaaaaggactggactgctgctgagtggtccaaagttgggtttcagatgaaagtaaatgttgcatctcctttggaaatcaaggtcccagagtctggaggaagagaggagaggcacagaatccacgttgcctgaagtccagtgtcaaatgtccacaatcggtaatggtctggggtgccatgtcatctgctggtgttggtccactgtgtttcctgaggtctagggtcaatgcagcagtctaccaggaagttttagaacactttatgctgcctgccgcggaccaattttatggaggtgaagatttcattttccaacatgacttggcaccagcacacagtgccaaatctaccagtacctggtttaaggaccatggtatccctgttcttgattggcctgcaaactcacctgaccttaaccccatagaaaagctatggagTATTGTGaggcggaagatgcgagatgccagacccaacaatgctgaagagctgaaggccactattaaagcaagctgggctctcataagacctgaggagtgcaacagactggtggactccatgccacgccgtattgctgcagcaattcaggcaaaaggagctgcaactaagtattgattgccgtacatgctgaaactttccatgttcatacttttcagttggcccacatttctaaaaaatattttttggtactagtagtaactaatattctaattttctgagatactgaatttgggattttcagtaattgtcagtattaatcatcaaaatttaaagaaataaacatttcaaatatatcactacgtgtgtaatgaattgatataatatgtaagtttcacgttctgaatataattactgaaataaatcaactttttcatgatattctaataatatgaacagcacctgtatatatatgtatatattaatgaaatcaaacaatagatgtccgctaactttttgcaactcaacgccaaaaaaacggaaatgctgattatcggtcctgctaaacaccgacctctatttaataatacaactctaacatttgacaaccaaacaattaaacaaggcgactcggtaaagaatctgggtattatctttgacccaactctctcctttgaggcacacattaaaagcgttactaaaacggccttctttcatctccgtaatatcgctaaaattcgctccattctgtccactaaagacgctgagatcattatccatgcgttttgttacgtctcgcctcgattactgtaacgtattattttcgggtctccccatgtctagcattaaaagattacagttggtacaaaatgcggctgctagacttttgacaaaaacaagaaagtttgatcacattacgcctgtactggctcacctgcactggcttcctgtgcacttaagatgtgactttaaggttttactacttacgtataaaatactacacggtctagctccatcctatcttgcagattgtattgtaccatatgtcccggcaagaaat includes:
- the LOC133545536 gene encoding zinc finger protein OZF-like; this encodes MCERTIAEYEEELCLTKEEKERQHQRLDAVFKTHGVVSSDAQPPAHIKKEEEEPQHPHIKEEEEECRTTQDEECLLGQEEADLSKFPLTVVSVKTEEHEDKPPESSQLHHSPDISDQHGAIEQQKWNCRGEQEEPQPLHFKEEEEEHSISQEGAKSELLEEFPLISVIVKDEEYEVKSESEERGGGEPPSSSSTQHMTTEADGDHCGGSQADKLLAPLSDSEDTTSHSPDTDDEDSKDNDNKHWKCFRCDKTFGFKKTLMAHVSSHGNRNWKCFQCGRAFTCKSALEEHMGEKPYICSVCRQAFTQKDTLKAHMSTHSEEKPFVCSFCDKRFSRKGEMTRHSRTHTGEKPFCCSACGVVFRRNQHLKIHMRIHTGDKPFICSVCNKSFYERTNLVRHTRIHTGEKTISCLVCGKGFNANQSLKIHMKTHTGEKPFTCSNCNKSFSERTNLLRHMRTLTCKKVLSCSVCGERFTYKYQLKKHTCAGENSSSK